A portion of the uncultured Bacteroides sp. genome contains these proteins:
- the xyn10D/fae1 gene encoding bifunctional endo-1,4-beta-xylanase/feruloyl esterase, translated as MKHLFKFSLCALALAMNVNAGFAQNSETGLKDTYKDYFSIGVAVNMRNIANPEQIAIIKKDFNSITAENDMKPQPTEPAYGQFNWENADKIANFCRSNGLKLRGHCLMWHAQIGQWMYQDEKGNLVSKEKLFANMKHHITAIMERYKDVIYAWDVVNEAISDGGRQGGWPGMGQQSGPYRNSPLYQIAGDEFIKKAFIYAREADPNVLLFYNDYNAVDPGKRDRIYNMVKSMKEEGVPIDGIGMQGHYNIYGPSMEDVDAALTKYSTIVKHIHITELDIRASEEMGGQLNFSREAGNISPVVKTLQEDQYTRLFRILRKHKDVVDNVTFWNLSDRDSWLGARNYPLPYDENYKPKPVYSLIKDFNPALDNAELKEDFRPSTFNQPGQQYPMVNSEGYARFRVVAPDAKSVIVSLGLGGRGGTVLRKDKDGVWVGTTDGPMDEGFHYYHLTIDGGVFNDPGTKNYYGSCRWESGIEIPAHDADFYAMKQVPHGNVQQVYFYSKSTGTHRRAFVYTPPAYDKNKKKYPVLYLQHGWGEDETAWSDQGHANLIMDNLIAEGKVTPFIIVMTYGMTNDIKFGGLNEFTAKEFEAVLVDELIPYIDSNFRTQADKKHRAMAGLSMGGFETKLITLRRPEVFNYYGLLSGGTYAPSDIKDKNQVESIFISCGSKENPDGVTKAVDELKTAGFKATAFVSPGTAHEFLTWRRSLYHMAQQIFK; from the coding sequence ATGAAACATTTATTCAAGTTCTCCCTTTGCGCATTGGCACTTGCCATGAACGTGAATGCCGGATTTGCGCAAAACAGCGAAACGGGATTGAAGGATACTTATAAGGATTACTTCTCTATCGGTGTGGCCGTTAATATGCGTAACATCGCGAATCCCGAACAGATTGCCATCATCAAAAAAGACTTTAACAGTATTACGGCGGAAAATGATATGAAGCCACAACCTACCGAACCTGCTTACGGGCAGTTCAACTGGGAGAATGCCGATAAGATTGCGAATTTCTGCCGTAGCAACGGACTCAAGCTTCGCGGCCATTGTCTTATGTGGCATGCCCAAATAGGACAATGGATGTATCAGGACGAAAAAGGAAATCTCGTGTCGAAAGAGAAATTGTTCGCGAACATGAAGCATCATATCACAGCCATCATGGAACGCTACAAAGACGTGATATATGCGTGGGATGTGGTGAATGAAGCTATCTCCGACGGTGGCCGGCAAGGTGGTTGGCCGGGTATGGGACAGCAATCCGGTCCATATCGCAATTCGCCTCTTTATCAGATAGCTGGTGACGAGTTCATCAAGAAAGCCTTTATCTATGCTCGTGAGGCTGATCCCAATGTGCTACTTTTCTACAACGACTATAATGCAGTCGACCCGGGCAAAAGGGACCGCATCTACAACATGGTGAAATCCATGAAGGAAGAGGGTGTACCCATTGATGGTATCGGCATGCAGGGACACTACAACATCTATGGTCCGAGCATGGAAGATGTGGATGCCGCCTTGACGAAATATTCCACGATAGTGAAACATATCCATATTACCGAATTGGACATTCGCGCCAGCGAGGAGATGGGAGGCCAGCTCAACTTCAGCCGCGAGGCTGGCAATATCAGTCCGGTGGTCAAAACGCTTCAGGAAGATCAATACACGCGTCTGTTCCGTATCCTCCGCAAACATAAAGATGTGGTGGATAATGTCACCTTTTGGAATCTCTCAGACCGGGATTCATGGCTTGGTGCACGTAACTATCCGCTCCCTTATGACGAGAACTACAAGCCGAAGCCCGTTTATAGCCTCATTAAGGATTTCAATCCGGCACTCGACAATGCCGAACTGAAAGAGGACTTCCGTCCTTCCACGTTCAACCAGCCCGGACAACAGTATCCAATGGTCAATTCGGAGGGATATGCTCGCTTTCGTGTAGTTGCCCCTGATGCCAAATCGGTCATCGTCAGCCTCGGACTGGGCGGTCGTGGCGGGACGGTTCTCCGCAAGGATAAAGACGGCGTATGGGTGGGTACCACAGATGGCCCCATGGACGAAGGATTCCACTATTACCACCTTACTATTGACGGCGGCGTATTTAACGATCCGGGTACCAAGAATTATTACGGTTCCTGCCGATGGGAAAGCGGCATTGAGATTCCGGCTCATGACGCGGATTTCTATGCCATGAAGCAGGTGCCTCACGGAAATGTTCAGCAGGTTTATTTCTATTCCAAAAGCACAGGCACCCATCGTCGCGCATTCGTCTATACACCACCCGCTTACGACAAGAATAAGAAGAAATATCCGGTTCTCTACCTACAGCACGGATGGGGGGAAGATGAGACAGCATGGTCCGATCAGGGACATGCGAATCTGATTATGGATAATTTGATAGCGGAAGGTAAGGTTACGCCGTTCATCATCGTGATGACGTATGGCATGACGAATGATATAAAATTCGGAGGTCTAAATGAATTCACGGCCAAGGAGTTTGAAGCAGTACTGGTGGACGAACTGATACCTTATATTGACAGTAACTTCCGTACGCAGGCCGACAAAAAGCATCGTGCGATGGCGGGGCTTTCCATGGGAGGCTTTGAGACAAAACTGATCACCCTGCGACGTCCTGAGGTCTTTAATTACTACGGACTGCTGAGCGGTGGTACATACGCACCTAGCGACATCAAGGACAAGAATCAGGTTGAATCTATCTTTATCAGCTGTGGGAGCAAAGAGAATCCGGATGGTGTGACTAAGGCTGTGGATGAACTTAAGACTGCCGGTTTCAAGGCAACGGCTTTCGTCTCTCCCGGTACGGCGCATGAATTCCTTACCTGGCGCAGAAGCCTGTATCACATGGCACAGCAGATTTTCAAATAG
- a CDS encoding two-component regulator propeller domain-containing protein — protein MKNTLSIFFILFFSITVFGQSCQLFTTNSKLSSSLINKIYQDRNGMIWIATEDGLNKYDGVKFTVYKHKKHDEHSLCHNYVRALFEDSKGNLIVGTYKGVQMYDPGTDSFTPQAKWENGDLFDSTIITIIERKDGEIWVSGNILCKLILQKGELIVKKLNLPIAITSTDYMIEDKNRNIWITKGENGIYKISDKKKVTHYLKDEKGITIVDLCEDLNGNIYVGTMGKGLFVYDQSSDSFKPIPYKGKLNLPIKSLYPDNQNELYIGTDGKGMKVYKIKQQKIMDLPFDNSHFDSNKSKVHSILKDNTGNFWLAIYQKGVMMIPAQPNSFKYIGNKAIDKNIIGSNTVTSLCRDYEGTLWVGTDNDGIYGITKDLKQKTHFYSADSEEGVPSTVFGLYEDSERNMWIGSFTKGMSKLERKTGHCTYIKELLDQDGNRVQRVYDFVEDKNKRLWIATMGAGLYYYELKTNKLRYPEKANKNSNKWINCLLYSKDNKLYTCTYDGVSCINLNSDKFITKRFLSGHIAFSIYEDKKGIIWIGTSDGLSSWDPQSQQLVTFTTENGLPSDAVYAIVGDGQDNLWISTNAGISQYNRSSHKFINYFVGDGLQENEFSKNASFKDANGTIWFGGTNGITYFNPQEITNPAKKWNIRITDFYLHNQPVRQGVLSGGREIINEPVFEATEFNLSHDDNSFTIEFSTLEMNNPERITYLYAMNDNNWVSLPIGNNKVSFSNLPPGTYHFKIKVQDYMVDSDVKEITIYVHAAWWASWWAKLIYALLTAGTIWFIVLQAKHRYRTKQEMLQHIHAEQINEAKLQFFMNISHEIRTPMSLIISPLQKLISTDSDPSRQKTYHTIYRNSERILRLINQLMDIRKIDKGQMSLMFRETDMVAFIQEICNTFAGQTVNKHLLTFHHELFDTFGLWIDPTNFDKVILNILSNAFKFTPEGGRVDIYIKSGHNEDLETPLSNYAEIIIADTGIGIAPEEIEHIFERFYQIRNHLNNSNIGTGIGLHLTRSLVELHHGQIHAENNPEGVGSRFVIRLPMGCSHLKQEELDHLTENELVYTPTEPIPTIEETEDEEDPKIRKKTKYRVLIVEDDEEIRRYLKQELFADYYILESSNGKEALNTLFKRKPDVVISDIMMPEMDGLTLCKKIKQNVNLNHIPVILLTAKTREEDNIEGLEVGADVYMTKPFHIEVLRKTVQNIISSRERLRNTFSGNQDHEDKMEEIKILSPDEKLMERVMNAINKNLSDPNLTVELIASEIGISRVHLHRKLKELTNQTTRDFIRNTRLKQAAILLTQKRYTMVEISDLIGFANPTIFSTAFKELYGVPPTKYMEEHLK, from the coding sequence ATGAAAAACACATTAAGTATCTTCTTTATTCTATTCTTTTCAATCACAGTCTTCGGTCAATCGTGCCAACTGTTCACCACGAATAGTAAATTATCAAGTAGCTTGATCAACAAAATATATCAAGACAGAAACGGCATGATATGGATTGCTACCGAAGATGGATTGAATAAATACGATGGAGTCAAATTTACCGTCTACAAACACAAGAAGCATGACGAGCATTCACTCTGTCACAACTATGTTCGTGCTCTGTTTGAAGACAGTAAAGGAAACCTGATTGTCGGAACATATAAAGGAGTTCAAATGTATGATCCGGGAACCGATTCTTTTACTCCGCAAGCCAAATGGGAAAATGGTGATTTGTTTGATAGTACCATCATTACCATTATAGAAAGGAAAGATGGAGAAATCTGGGTGTCAGGAAATATCTTATGTAAGCTAATTCTTCAAAAAGGAGAACTAATTGTGAAAAAGCTCAATTTGCCCATAGCCATCACCTCAACAGATTATATGATCGAAGATAAAAATCGGAATATATGGATAACTAAAGGGGAAAATGGTATATATAAAATATCAGATAAAAAAAAAGTAACCCATTATCTAAAAGATGAAAAAGGAATAACTATCGTTGACCTCTGCGAAGATCTGAATGGCAATATATACGTAGGCACAATGGGCAAAGGGCTTTTCGTATACGACCAATCGAGTGATTCATTTAAGCCCATTCCATACAAAGGAAAACTGAATTTACCTATAAAATCTTTATATCCGGACAACCAAAATGAGCTGTACATAGGAACGGATGGGAAAGGAATGAAAGTGTACAAGATTAAACAGCAAAAGATAATGGATCTTCCATTTGACAATAGCCATTTTGATTCCAATAAATCAAAAGTACACTCTATTCTAAAAGACAATACCGGTAATTTCTGGCTAGCTATCTATCAAAAGGGGGTGATGATGATCCCAGCACAACCAAACAGTTTCAAGTACATTGGAAATAAGGCTATAGACAAAAATATTATTGGTTCAAATACTGTCACTTCTCTTTGCCGCGACTATGAAGGTACCTTGTGGGTAGGAACTGACAATGATGGTATATATGGTATCACAAAAGATTTGAAACAGAAAACACATTTTTATTCCGCAGATAGTGAAGAGGGTGTGCCTTCTACTGTATTCGGGCTTTATGAGGACTCCGAACGTAATATGTGGATCGGGTCCTTTACTAAGGGTATGAGCAAGCTTGAACGTAAAACAGGCCATTGCACCTATATTAAAGAGCTATTGGACCAAGATGGTAATAGAGTTCAACGTGTATATGATTTTGTTGAAGATAAAAATAAGAGACTTTGGATAGCCACCATGGGTGCAGGTCTTTATTATTACGAACTCAAAACAAATAAGTTAAGATATCCTGAAAAAGCAAATAAAAACAGCAATAAATGGATTAATTGTTTACTTTACTCCAAAGACAATAAGCTATATACTTGTACTTATGACGGTGTAAGCTGTATCAATTTAAATTCAGATAAATTCATTACCAAAAGATTTCTTTCAGGTCATATTGCTTTTTCCATTTATGAAGATAAAAAGGGCATTATATGGATAGGAACATCCGATGGATTATCTAGCTGGGATCCTCAAAGTCAACAATTAGTAACATTTACCACTGAAAATGGCTTACCTAGCGATGCTGTTTATGCAATTGTTGGTGATGGACAAGATAATTTATGGATCAGTACAAATGCTGGCATTTCACAGTACAACCGAAGCAGCCATAAATTCATCAATTATTTTGTAGGTGATGGGTTGCAGGAAAATGAATTTAGCAAGAATGCCTCATTTAAAGATGCCAATGGAACAATTTGGTTTGGAGGAACAAATGGTATAACCTATTTCAATCCTCAAGAAATTACTAACCCCGCCAAAAAATGGAATATACGTATCACCGACTTCTATTTACATAATCAACCTGTAAGACAAGGCGTTTTATCAGGAGGAAGAGAAATCATTAATGAACCTGTATTTGAAGCTACGGAGTTTAACCTTTCGCACGATGATAATTCATTTACTATAGAATTTTCCACATTAGAAATGAACAATCCCGAGCGCATAACTTATTTATATGCGATGAATGATAATAATTGGGTTAGTCTGCCAATTGGTAATAATAAAGTATCATTCAGCAATCTGCCGCCTGGAACATATCACTTCAAAATAAAAGTACAAGATTACATGGTCGACTCAGACGTAAAAGAAATCACAATTTATGTTCATGCGGCTTGGTGGGCTTCTTGGTGGGCCAAACTCATTTATGCCTTATTGACAGCCGGAACAATTTGGTTTATTGTATTGCAAGCCAAACATCGATACCGCACCAAACAAGAAATGCTACAGCATATTCATGCAGAGCAAATTAATGAAGCTAAACTACAATTTTTCATGAATATTTCTCATGAGATTCGCACGCCAATGTCCCTTATTATTAGCCCTCTTCAAAAATTAATCTCAACTGATAGCGATCCTTCGAGGCAGAAAACATATCATACCATTTATAGAAATTCGGAACGTATTCTTCGACTGATCAATCAGCTAATGGATATTCGTAAAATAGATAAAGGACAAATGTCTCTTATGTTTCGCGAAACAGATATGGTAGCATTCATTCAGGAGATATGCAATACCTTTGCTGGACAAACTGTTAATAAACATTTACTAACATTTCATCATGAGCTGTTCGATACATTTGGTTTATGGATTGATCCGACAAACTTTGATAAAGTAATCTTAAATATTCTTTCTAATGCCTTTAAATTTACTCCGGAAGGTGGACGTGTAGATATATATATCAAATCTGGCCATAACGAAGATTTAGAAACTCCTTTAAGCAATTATGCCGAAATTATAATTGCAGACACAGGTATCGGAATTGCGCCAGAAGAAATTGAACATATCTTTGAACGATTCTACCAAATACGAAACCATTTAAACAACTCAAACATAGGCACAGGTATTGGCTTGCATCTCACTCGTTCATTAGTTGAATTACATCACGGACAAATCCACGCCGAAAACAATCCGGAAGGTGTTGGTAGCCGTTTTGTCATTCGCCTGCCTATGGGTTGCAGTCATTTAAAACAGGAAGAATTAGATCATTTAACGGAGAATGAACTCGTATATACACCAACTGAGCCAATACCAACAATAGAAGAAACCGAAGACGAAGAAGATCCGAAAATTCGCAAGAAAACGAAATATCGTGTATTGATAGTAGAAGATGATGAAGAAATTCGCAGGTACCTTAAGCAAGAGCTTTTTGCTGATTATTACATACTGGAAAGCAGTAACGGGAAAGAAGCTTTAAATACACTTTTCAAGCGTAAACCAGATGTAGTTATCAGTGATATAATGATGCCTGAAATGGATGGTTTGACACTATGCAAGAAAATAAAGCAGAATGTAAATTTAAACCATATTCCTGTTATTTTGCTGACAGCAAAAACAAGAGAAGAAGATAATATTGAAGGCTTGGAAGTCGGAGCAGACGTTTATATGACTAAACCTTTCCATATTGAAGTTCTTAGAAAAACAGTACAAAACATCATCAGTAGTAGAGAAAGATTACGCAATACTTTCAGTGGTAATCAAGATCACGAAGATAAAATGGAAGAGATTAAAATACTGTCTCCTGACGAGAAATTAATGGAACGTGTTATGAATGCAATTAACAAGAATTTAAGTGATCCCAACCTAACAGTTGAATTAATTGCAAGTGAAATTGGAATTAGTAGAGTACATCTGCATCGAAAACTGAAAGAACTTACCAATCAGACCACTAGAGATTTCATTCGTAATACCCGCCTAAAACAAGCTGCTATTTTGCTTACTCAAAAGCGTTATACTATGGTAGAAATATCTGACTTAATAGGTTTTGCGAATCCTACAATTTTTTCAACTGCTTTTAAAGAACTTTACGGGGTTCCTCCAACAAAATATATGGAAGAGCACCTGAAATAG